Part of the bacterium genome, GGCTGTGCATGGTCCGCAGCGCTTCGTCGGGCAGGCACTCTTCCTGATAGACACGCTTGGTCGTCATGGCGTCGAACAGATCGACTACGGCGATGATCCGGGCGAACAGATTCTGGCTCTTGAGCAGCCGGAGCTTCGGGTAGCCCTCTCCGGAGAAGCCGTGGTGATGCTGGAGCACGGCCAGCAATCGGGGCACGGCCCGCAGATCCCGCTGGAGCAGCGGAAACAGCGCCCGCGTGCCGTAGACAGTGTGATTCCCCATGAGCGCCCATTCCTTGGCGTTCAACTTTGCCGGCTTGTTGAGCACCTCCAGTGGGATGTTGAGCTTGCCGAGGTCGTGGTAGAGAGCGCTCAGGCCCAGCTCGGCCAGGTCCTGGCGAGACAATCCGAGCCGCTGACCGAAGGCAATTGCCAGCACACAGACGTTGACCATGTGGTTGAAGGTGTAGCGGTCGTGGTCTTTGATCGCCGCCAGACCGAAAAGCGAGAAGCCCTCGGCCTCCTCGCCGCTCAGGTCCACCAGCTTCTGGACCAACCTTTTGGCTCTGCGTTGATTCAGCTGGCCGGGTGAGTCGAGGTCGGTGAAGGTCGTCTGGATGAAATCCAGAACCTCCTTATAGGTGTGGAGGGCTCGCTCGCGCAGGTTGGGGCGCTCCCTGTCGCTCGTGCCGCCCACCTCCGCTCGAGGGGGTAACAGCTCGATGTTGTCGATACCGGCGGCCTTCAAGCGTTGGTTGAGCTCGCTGGCCTCGGCCGCGCCGCCGGCTCGGACGCCGGCCAGTAGCGAAAGCAGGCCTCTCAGATCCCGGTTCGAGACCGTGTCCAGCAAGCGCATTCCGCCGAGTCCCTGCTTCTCGAACTCCGCCGAGACCAGGCTGTAGGCGTGGGCCGTTCGGAGCCGCTGCGGAATGCGCGTCCCATTCGCAAAGAGCCCCTGACCGAGCCGTTCCAGGGTAAAACCGTCCTCTGCCTCCACCAACGGCTGCAGGGCGGCGAGGAACTGTTGCATGGGCTCGCGGAAGACGGCGTTCGAGAGATCGTGAAAGTAGGAATTGCGAATCAGAGGAGCCAGCTGCCGAATGACCTCCAGGGCCTGCTTCAGGAAGTGCCGGCTGTCCCGATTGCGGCCTTCTGGAGCCATCAGCGGTTCGCTCCCGTGAGCTCTTCGCGGCAGATTCCCTTGAGCATTCGGTTTCCGCTTGCGGCCTGCTGTTCCAGATAGGCCTGGGACGATGCCGATCCGACGGCGCTCACGCCATGCACGAGGGCTCGCACCAGCTCCTTCTTCTCACGGGTCGGAAACCACACTCGGCTTCTGGCCTGCAGCAGCTTGTCGAAGTCGGGCAAGATCGAATCTCCTCCGAGCCGACCGATTGCCGCCAGCTCCCGCCGGATCTCCTCCCAATCCAACTTCAGATTGCCGGGTTCCATCACCTGTTTCAACAACCGCGGTGCGAGAGCCCGATTGCCGCTGCGAGCCAGACCGCTGATTGCCAGAGATTTTGTCTCCGGAGCACCTCTTTCGAAGAGCTTGAGCAGCAGCAGCTCGACTTTCTCCCCTCGGAAATGCCCCAGGATCAGCGCGCCCCGGCGGGCCAGCTCGGAGTCACCGGAGCTCAACAGGCGCTCGACCAGGGGGAAAGCACTGTCCTGAGGCAGGTGATGCACCATGTGGAGCAACTCGTCGATGACCTCGCCTTCGCCGCCCGCGCGAAGAGCCGGCAGCCGGTTCATCAGATCTCTCGGGCCGCGTTCGCCGTGGACCAGGACGGCGTCGGAGACGGCGCGGCGCAGACGAGAGAGCTGCAGGCTCCCGAGACTGTCGATCAACGTCGGCAGCGCGGCCTCGGGGAGCCCCGCCAGGAACCGTTGCGCTCGCTCGGCGAGCTCCAGGTGTCCATCGACGGCTTCCAGGAAACGGCCCAGCTGCTCCTCTCGGGCGCCCGCATGATGAACCTGCTCAAAAAGCTCCGTCACCGCGGGCTCGACCGCGAAGACCTCGCCGGCAAGCTCGCTCAGGCGCTCGAACGACTCCAGAAACTCCTCCGGCTTGCCGTGGGCGAGCCGCTCGTCCAGGATGTCCGCCAAGGCCGTCGCGACGATCTGTCGCTCCTCGGGGTCCGCCTCGAGCATCGCCAGTTCGACCGCCAGCTCGACCGCCATTGACGCCGGGTCGGCGCGACTCTCTTCGGCCAGCTCGTCGTGGAGCTTCTGAATCTCGGATTCCGACAGTTGCACGCTCTTCACCGGCAGGCTTGCGGAGGGTCGTACGTCCTGCAAGGTCACGGTCCCGCCGGCCTCTGCTGCAGTGGGATCCCGCTCCGAACTGCCCGGCTCGCCGGCTTCGCTGGCCGCGGTTGCTGCGCCTGCTCCGACCGCTCCAGCAACTCCGGTCGAGCCAGTCGACCAGCCGGTGCCCACCAGCCCTTCACCCGGCTCCTCGCCGGTCGCGCCGTCGGCCAGCTCGTCGATCACGAAGTAGTCGATCGACTCGAAGTCCTGGTCCCAGAGCAGGGTGGCGAGATCGTCCTCACCGCCCACCAGAACTCGCGCGCGGTTCAAGCACGACACGAAGCGCCGAAGCTCGTCGAGCTCGAGTCCGCCTCGAAAGGAGAGACTGCGGATCCCGTCACGCGACAGGAGAAAAGCCAGACTCTCCTTGCGCTCTTGGTTCTCATAGACGACCTCGTCGCCGAAGAGAATCTGATGCTCGAGCACCTTGAGTTCGAGAGGTCCCTCTTCATCGAGCAACTGAGCGAGGCGGGCGTGAAGCTCCTTCTCGAGGTTCTCGCTCACCGGGTTTCTGGCCTCGTAGAGGCTGAGGGTCTTCATCGTCCGCAAGAGGAGTTCGAGGATCTCGCGAAGACGCTTGATGGTGCTCTTGCTGGGTTCGACCACCACGATTCTGGCCTCGGGACGTTCGCGATTCGATGCGAGCGACGACTTCACAACAGACTAGCATCCCACCATGGCGCGTTTGGTAATCTGCCGCCCATGCTGACCCTGCTTTCACCCGCAAAAACCATGGACTTCTCCACAGCCCCCAAGCGGCTGCCGGCAACCAAACCACAGTTCGGCAAGGACATCGCGGTTCTGCTCGAGCGCTGCAAGAAGCTGGATGCCGCGTCTCTGCAGAAGCTCATGAAGCTCAGTGAACCCCTGGCGGAGCTCAACTACGAGCGCTTCCAGGCCATGAGACTGCCTTTCACCGACAAGAACTCGAAGCTATGTCTACTGGCGTTTCAAGGTGATGTCTACAGGAAGCTCGACGCCGCCAGCCTGTCGAAGAGAGATCTGCGCTGGGCGCAGAACCACATTCGGATCCTCTCCGGCCTCTATGGGCTGCTCAGGCCGCTCGATCTCATCCAACCGTACCGGCTCGAGATGGGCACGCGTCTCGACAACAGCCGCGGCAAGAACCTGTATGAATTCTGGGGCAACCGGTTGGTCGACGAGCTCAACGCCGAGCAGAAAGGCAGAGCCGTGGTGCTCAACCTGGCTTCGAACGAGTACTTCAAGGCGGTGCCGAAGAAGCGACTCGAGTCGCGCCTGGTGACGGCGGTTTTTCAGGAGATTCGAGACGGCAAGCCCAAGACCATCGCGTTTTCCGCCAAGCGCGCCCGCGGCCTCATGGCGCGCTACGTGGTCGACAACCGCATCGATGACCCGGAGGGCTTGAAGAACTTCGCCGAGGACGGCTACGGCTTTCGCAAAGACCTGTCGGAAGACGACCGGCTCGTATTCACCCGCGGTTAGAGGCGGCTGCGAGAGCGCCTTGACCCTGCAACGCTGCTGGGGGTCGTCGGCAAGGCTGTCGAGATCTCCGAGAATGTTGCACTAGCCGGATGAAAAGGAGCCGAAGAAAGCAACGCCAAAGCGGCGGCCAGGATCGCTTCCTCGAGTCAGGCGTGGGGTCGAGTCACTTGGTGCTCGCCGGCTCTACGATCTCGGCACGCAGCAACTCGGAAAGGCGCGGCCCTATCTCGTGCAGCGGCAGTACGTCCGCAACCCCGCCGCGCTCAATGGCAGCCCTGGGCATGCCGAATATGATCGAGCTCTTGCGGTCCTGGGCGATGGCGTGTGCGCCCTGGTCGGTGAGCCTCGCCAGCCCGTGCGCGCCGTCCTTGCCCATGCCGGTGAGGATCGTCGCCAGGACACGCGAGCCCACCGCTTCGGCGGCGGACGCGAAGGTGACATCGGCCGACGGGCTGTGTTCCTGGCTCATCGAATCTTCGGTCACGACTGCGGCGAGACCAAGACGGGTCTTCTTGAACTGGAGCTGATAGCCCCCCGGAGCCACGTAGGCGGTCCCGTGAAGGAGGAGCTCGCCATCGGAGGCGTGGCGTACCGCAAAGGGTAGGTGGTTGTTCAGCCGCTCGGCGAAAGCCCCGGTGAAATCCGGCGGCATGTGCTGGATCAGAACGATCGGCACCGGCGGCTTGGGCGCGAGTCCTTCCAGCACGGTTTGAATCGCTATCGGACCGCCGGTGGACGCGGCGATGATCAGCAGATCGTGGGAAAAGGACTTGCTCGCCTCGGTGGCGGCCAACCGGGCGGGCGCTCCTGGAGCCTCTGGTCCGGTCTCATCCTGGCTGACGGAAGATCGGGGAACCTCGTCCTTTCCGGCGATCTCCAGGATTCGCTCGATCAGGATTCGGCTCAGCGACTGGAAGTCGACGAGCGAGTACCTTTGCTTGTCGATGAAATCCACCGCTCCTCGGTGCAGGGCCTCTATGGTCAGCGGCGCATCTTCGCGAGCGTGGGTGGACAGGATGATCACCGGCGTCGGGCGCTGCTCCATGATCCGGTCGAGCGTGCGCAGACCCCCAATGCCCGGCATGGATAGATCGAGACTGATCACATCCGGCGCCCACTCGTCGAGATGGTCGAGAAGCTCCTCTCCGCAGGTCGCGGTGCCGACGACAACCAACCGGCGATCGGCTTCGAGGATTCGGACCAGCGCCTTGCGAATGAAGGCCGAGTCATCGGCTATCGCGACGCGGATCCGTCTCATGGTCGCCGCCGGTACGCGATACAGCGGTCGAAGCGGACGGTTTCGAAAGCGTCCGAAAGACCGATGATCGACTCGGCGTGTCCGAGAAAGAGCAGCCCGCCCGGGCGCAAGACGCTGGCAAAGTTGTCGATCGCCCGATGAAGAGCTCGCTCGGAGAAATAGATCAGCACGTTTCTGCAGAAGAGAACATCGTAGCCACCGGCAGTCGGAAAAGTCCGAAGGTCGAGGATATTACCCAACGAGAACTTCGTGTCCTCCAGGAGCGCGCGATTGAGCATGTAGTGATCGGAACCCGTGCGTGAAAAGAACCGCCGAATCTGAGGCTCGCTGGTGGCGCGCAGGGAGGTCTGGGTGTATTCGGCCTTGCGAGCGGCCGCCAGCCGATCGGCGTCGATGTCGAGGCCGTCGATCTGCAGCGGCAGCTCAGGTGTCAGTCGATGAGTTTCGGAGAAGATTCTGAGTGTGTAGGGCTCCTCTCCGGATGAGCAGCCGGCGCAGAGGATGCGCACCGGACTGCCGTTGGTGACGCCCTTGACGAGGTCGGGCCAGGCTTGCTTGAGAAGCGCATCGAACTGTCGCGTCTCGCGGAAGAAATACGACTCATTGTTGGTGATCAGTCTTGTGAAGGTCGTAACTTCGTCCTCGAAGGCGTACTGCAGGAGCAGGTAGTAATCCATGAAGCGATTCATGTCGAGCGCCTGTAGTCTCGGCTTGAGCCTCGACTCGAGCAGGCGTCGTCTCTCGTTGGGAAACGAGATCCCGTAGAGATTCGACACGAACTCGTTGAGGAGCCTGTACTCCGCATCGGTCATGTCGCGGACCTCGGAAAGCAGGTTCATTGGGACCTTAGTGCCGACAGTGCCTTTTGGGCGACGATCGAGACCGGGTCGGCCGCGAGCTGCGACAGGGCCCTGAGATTGGCGGGGCGGGAGAATCGGGCCAGGGCCTCGACCGCCGCGAGACGGATGTACCAGTCGCTGTGAGTGGCGGCTTGGCGGAAGCACTCGTCGTCCTCCTCCGACGCACACTTGGCGAGCGCGTGGTAGGCGAGCCTCGAGTCGATGCCTTCGCTGCCGGTGGCGACGCTGCGTAGCGCTGCGCGGGCTTCTGTGCCGCCGATCGAGCCCAGGCTCTCGAGGACCACGGGCCTGAGCAGAGCCAGGTCCTCGCGATCATAGATCGGCAGGATCACGGCGACGCTCTCGTGATCGCCAAGCTGACCGACCGCCCGAATGGCCCCCGCGACGGGAGTTTCCCGAAGAGCCTCTCGCAGTAGGGGGAGCAACTCTCGAAGGCCGCTGTCGGCGGCGGCTCGAGCGGCGACCTCCAGATAACGTTCGGGCTGGCCGGAAACCCATTCGGTCCAGGGTAGGGCCCTGAGCAGGTCGGGCTGGTCCAGAATCAGGCGCAGGACTTGTGGCCGCCGTTCGTCGGGCAGCTCGAGCAGCGCGCGCCGGGTGGCTTCGCTCGAGTGCCCGAGGATCGCCTCGAGCACGGCGCGATCCTCCGGGGAGACCGAATCCGCGTTCTCGAGAGCGCGCATCAAAGAAGCGCTGCTGGCCCGCATCGCCGGTATGAACCTGGCGCGCTCGATGGGTCTCATATTCAGATAGAGGTCGAGCAGCGGCTCGCCGAACTCGTCGGCCTGGAGTTTCTCGAGTGCTCCCACCAGCTGGGTTGGCAGGGGCGAGCCACGCAGGGAGCGCAGGGCCTCGACCAGCGCATCCTTGGGCGCCAGCTCGGGCTCGCGGGCGCAGAGCAAGAATCCCCATCCGATCAGGGGCAGCGGCTTGGCGAGAAGCGTGCGCGCGAGGTCCGATCTTCGGGCGAGACAGGTTGGCAGGACCTCGGACTCCACGTTGGCGGCGAGCAGGACGCTAAGTGCTTCCGTGTCCTCCGCCCCGGGGCCCAGGGCTAGCAGGCAGCGAGCGGCCGAGTGTCGAACGCCGCGATAGGGGTCGCGCAGGTGCACGGCGAGAGCCGGGCGCAGATTCGCGTCATAGACCACGTCGTGGGACAGGCCCTCGAGAATATGAGCCAGGAGCCCGAGGGTATTCTCGGGGTCGAGAGTCTCGCGAAAAGACAGCCAATGCTTGGAAAGAACGTCGAATGCCTGCTGGCCGCCGATCTGGGCGATGGCTTCGGCGGCGGTGGACCCGACCATGAGGTCGCTCAAGAGGGCGGCGATGGGTGGAATCGCCTCCGCACTGCGCAGGTCGCCGAGCGCCTGGATCGCCGCCATCTGCAGCCACAGGTCTTCGGTGAGAAAGGGCAGCAGATCCGGAATCACCCGGCGGTCTCCGAGGTGGCCGATGGCGACCATTGCCGCTTGGACGATATTGGGGTCCTCGTGGCGCAGAACCGAGCGCAACGGCTCGAGCGCGCGCGGGTCACCGATGTGATCGACGATGAGAATCGCCTGCAGGGTCACGTCCGGATCGGCGTCCTTGAGCAGCTCGATCGCCAGCGGCAGGCTCTGGCCGCCCTTCTTCTTGAGAATCTCGAGACCGGCATTGCGAGCGACGGCGTCGGCATCGCTGCGCAGATAGTCGACCAGAACGTCGTCTGAGAGGACGGCGATGCCAACCCGCAGGGCTTGCTCCCGGATGCCGGGAAGCGGATTGCGGATCAGCCGCTCGACAACTTCGACCCGCTCTTCGATCGGCCTTGACGGTAGCGCTTCGAGCTCCTGGATACAGAAGTCCCAGGATTCGTCGATGGACGGATTGGCTTGCACGCTCAGAGTGTTCTCCTAGACCGCGAACCCACCGGCGATCTCCTGCAATCGAGTCGCTTGATCGGCCAGGCTGACGGTGGCCAGAGAGAGCTGCTCGCTGGTGACGACGTTGGATCGAGCAATCGACGCGATGTGGTCGACGGCTTTGACCACCATGTCGCCGCCGCGCTTCTGCTCGGAGCCGGAATGAGCGACCTGCTGGGTCATTTCGTTCATGTTCTCGACCGCGCTCAGAACGTCGCGGGCTCCCTGGGCCTGCTCCTTTGCCGCATAGGCGACCTGGCGGGTGATGTCTTGCATGTTGCGCGAAGTCTCGAGAATCTGGGCGGCGCCGCCGCGCTGCTCCTGGGTCGCGACCGAGACTTCGCTGACCAGACCGCGAGTCTTGGTCACCGATTCGACGATCTCGTCAAGTACGCTGTGAATCAGTTGGACCGCCTCCTGGGTGTCCTTTTGCACGTTCTCTACAAAGCGGGCGATGTCGCGAGTCGAGTCGACCGACTTCTCGGCGAGTCGCTTGACCTCGTCGGCAACCACCCCGAAGCCGCGGCCCGCGTCGCCGGCGCGCGCAGCTTCGATGGCGGCGTTCAAGGCCAGTAGATTGGTCTGATCCGCGATCTCCTCGATGATCCGGACGATCTTGCCGATGTCACCGGTCGAGGCCTCGATGCCACCGATGACCTCGGACAAACGGGTGCCTCCCAGTTGAGCGGCCTCGGCTGATTCGCGCGAGACCCGATCGACGAAATCGACCTTGTTGGCGATCGACTGAATCGAAGCCGTCATCTCCTCGATGGTGGCCGAGGTTTCCTCCACCGCGGACAGAAGTCCTTCCGAGTGACTCGCGACCTCGTCGGAGGTCACGCTCATCTCCTGAATCGAAGAGGACGTCTCCTCGACGTTGCTCGCCAGGGACTGGATGGATTGGCCGACCGTATCGATCTGGGCGGCGATCTCGACCATCGTGGAAGAGGTCTGCTCGGTGGCTGAGGATTGGCTCTCGGCGCCCTCGCTGATCTGCACCGCCGATACCGAGATCTGGTCGGCGGCGCTCAGGACCTGCTCCGAGGAGGTTTTGAGATTGCCGATCATCTCCTGGAGGTTGGAGGCCATGGTCTGGAAGGCCCTGCCGAAGCTGTCCTTCTGTGACCTGGGCTCGACCCGGACCGAGAACTCGCCTTTTGCGATTCGATTCGCTGCCCCGGCCATCTCTCGAAGGTAGAGGACGGTCTCCTGAAGCGAGCGCATGAACTGCCCAACTTCGTCGTTGGAGTCGACGCTGATGTCGGTTTCGACATCACCCTGTGCCATGGCGTCGGCCGCGCGCAGGGCCCGTGAGAGGGGCTTGGTCACCGACTGAACGATGAAGTACGAGAGCGCGAACAGCACGATGAGCGCCCCACCCAGAAGTAGCGAGAGCCGGATGGTGGTGTCGAGGCCCTGCTGGCGTGCGGTCGTCAGAGCGGCGTGGAGCTCGCGCGACTGGTTGGCCCCGAGCCGGTCGAGTCGGGTCTCGACACGTTGGTAGGCTTTGGAAGTCGCTTCGAGCTGTGGCAGGCTGTCTTCGGTGGGACCGTTCTGAATAAGGGTCAGCGTCGCCTCGAGCCCGGTTTCATAATAGGTTTGGAACTCCCGGCGGACGGCCGTAAGAAGATCATTGTCGAGGGTCACGTTGCCCGTGCCGGAGGTGACTCGTGCCAGAAAGCTCTTGCGCAGCGCTTCGGCGGTGTCGAGCGACTCGGTGCTGCCGGAAACGCCAGCTTCGTCGAAAGCACGTTGAACCGACCCCAGCGATTGTGCGAGATCGTGACTCAAGCTGAGCGCGGGGAAGTAGCCGCCCTCGATTTCTCCCATCAAGCTGTTGTAGCGATCGCCGCTCTGGCGAACGAGCAGGAACAGCGCCAGAAAGGCGAGGCCGGCCAGCAGCGGCAGGAAGACGATCCGGGCTCGAATGCTTACTTTGCGAAACATGGCAAATCTCCAGCTAGTTGAAGGCCAGGTTGTTCCCGGCAAGCAGTCGCGCCGGTTCCAGGAGGAGCAGAGGTTCTTGGTCGCCGTGCGCGAAGTGGCCCCGGGCCAACTGCGCCAACGGCTCGTTGTCGGTGACGCTCTGGAAGAGCTCGGCCGGAAGTTTCTCGAGCCCGGTCACGTCGTCGACGATGAGTCCGACGGCGCGGTTGTCCAGAAGAAAAACCAGAATGCGGCTCGAATCGGTTGCGAGCTGATGCCGCAGGCCGAGCAACGCATGGGTGTCGATTACCGGCAGGACATGGCCGCGTAGGTTCATTACACCGGCCACCTGCCTGGGGGCGTTCGGGACTCCGGTGAGCTCCGTGAGCCGCAAGATCTCTCGTACGTGGCTGACCGGAAGTGCCATGGTGCGGGAGGACACTTTGAAAGCCACCCAGCTTTCGAAGGTCATCCGCTGCTCGGGCTGGACGGTCCTCGAGGATCTCAGGCGATCGGCGAAAGCCAGGATCGCCTGAGAGGCGTCGTCTTGGCCTCTGCGCTCGTTGCCTAAGGCGTCGGTTGGCTTGGTCGGGCTCACGGGGCTTCTCCGGTGCTGGTCATGGATCGGTCTTCGGCTTCGGAGGATCCGACAGCGAGCTGCGTTGGATCGAGAATCAAGATGACCCGGCCATCGCCGAGCACCGTCGAGCCCGCAATGCCCTTGGGCCTGCCGAAGATCTCATCGAGCGGGTTGACGACAATGCGCTGAAGGCTGCCGAGCTCGTCGACCAGGACGCTGCGTTGGCGTCCTTCGGATTCGACCGTCACGAAGAAGTCGGCTTTGCCGGACCCGAGTGGCAGATCGAGGAAGTGCTTGAGATCGACGGCCTCTTCCGAGTCGAGAGTGGGCCGACTCCCGGTCTCCCTGACGGCGGTGATCGGAATCGCGAATCGATCGCCGCCCGAGGAGACGATCAGGGCGTCGGTGATCGCCACGGTCAGCGGCAGCCGTAGGCAGAAGCGAGTGCCGAGTCCGAGCGAGGTGTCGACCTCGATGGTGCCGCTGTGGCGATGAACCGAGGCCAGAACCGCCGAAAGCCCTATTCCGCGTCCGGCGCTCTGATCGGCCTCTCGACGCGTCGACAAGCCGGGGTGAAACAGCAAGGCATGCAGATCAGCCGTCTCGGCCTCTCGAATTCCCGCCCTCTCGGCGGCTCGGCGAAGGGCTGCCTCGTCGATCCCGGCGCCGTCGTCGAACACCTCGATCTCGACGTTGCCGGCGCGCAGCGAGGCTTCGACAAAGAGCGTGCCGACTCGAGACTTGCCGCACCGCTCACGGTCTTCGGGAGTCTCGATCCCGTGGACAATGCAATTGCGCATGAGGTGTCCGAGCGCGTCCGTGGCGAGCTCGGTCAACGCGCTGTCCAACGGCGTCTCACCGCCACGGGTCTCAAAGCGAACTTCTTTGCCCGCTTTGGCGCTCTCGTCGTGAACCAGGCGCTGGAGCCGCGTGAAAACCGATTTCAGTGGAATGGTCCGAAGGCTTCGGATCTGCTCTTGGAGGAGCTCGAGAACCTGGTCCAGTTTGATTCGCGTCTCCTCGGCTTCCAGCCAGCTCTCTTTGGCTCGATCGGCGAAATCCGGCTCCTCCGGGTCCAGGGAAAGCCCGATCTGGATGCGATCGCTCAACGTGTTGCGGGCCACCACCAGGCGGGTCGAAGTCTCGAGCAGCCGGTTGAGGAGGTCGAGCCGAACACGGGTGCTTCCCTCGCGGCGGTCGTGCTTGCGCTCCACGGGCGTCTCGGCCTGCGGCTTGGCCGGGTGCGTGGCGTCGCCCAAGTCGGTTTTGAAACGATCGAGTCCGGCCAAGAGGGGGGCCAGGTCCGGATTGTCGGGGTCGAGATCGTCGACGAGGTCTTCGAGCTCGTGGGCCAAAGCCTGGAGACCTGCGAAGCCCATCATTCCGGAGTTGCCCTTAAGCGTGTGCAGCTCTCGGCGCACCTCACGGAACGAAAGCTCGCGCGCTTCAGGTGTCGCGTCTGCCGCTGCCAACAGGGAAACTTCAACGCGAGTGAGACGCTCTTCCGCTTCGAGAAGGAAGTCGTCCAGAAGCTCTCTTAGCTCTTCGTTGACCATTCGTCACTGCCCAAAACCGCAAAAGACGGCTAGGCTCTATTAGACCGAAACAAGCCCATGCACTGTCTATGTACAACGCCACACAGGAATGGGTCTAAACGCGCTTATCTACGTGTGAAATCCTTCGCATCATGTTCAAGCCGTGAGCTGTACGATCCATGACCAGTCATCAGGGAAGTGTGGACTGACGAAAGGAACCCAACCGTGCGCAGTAGAAAGATCCTGATCGTCGACGATTCCAAGCTGATCCACAAGATGTTCGACGTCATGCTGCGCGGGCATGAATTGGTTCATGCGGTCGACGGAGTCGAAGGCCTCCAGAGACTGGCGGAGCACCCGGATGTGAATCTCATTCTGCTGGACATCAACATGCCGCGGATGAACGGACTCGAGTTCCTCGACGAGATCAAACGCAACCAGGCGCTGTCCGAGATTCCGGTCGTGGTGGTTTCGACCGAGGGCAAGGAAGAAGACACTCAGCGGGCGATCGATATGGGGGCGAGCGAATACATAACGAAACCCTTCCGAGGCGAGAGCGTGCTCGAGGTCGTTTCCAAGATGACGATGAGTGGCGTCAGCGACTAGTGAGAGTCGTGACCGAGGCGAACACGGAGAACCCCCAGCTCGACAGCGTCGTTGCCGAGCTTCAGGTAACTCTGGAGCGCGCCGGAAAACTCCTGGGCGTTCTCCAGGAACGCGTCCCGCAAGCCCAATGGATCGAACCGGAGGCTTCGGGCCAGGTCGACAAGCTCAAGGCCAACCTGATTGCCGCCGAGCAGGACATGGACGAGCTGGCCACCCGGCTCGTGGACACCGAGAACCAGCGCGGCCGGCTCATGAACCTCTACGTTGCGACCTACCAGCTGCACGCGACGCTGGACGTCGAAGAGGTGACGACGACCATCGCCGAAATTTCGCGCGAGCTAGTGGGGGCCGAGAAGTTTGCGCTTCTTATGCGCGACGACGGCCACGCCAAGTGCGAGATCGCGCTGGCCCAGGGGCTCGACACCGACGACGAGCGCTTCGCCGGAGATTACTATCTAGGTGGCGATCCTCAGGTCGATCGAACCCTGCAAGACGGCGTCTTGCGAATGGACATCGAAGAGGGATCGGACGCGCTGGCGGTGGTGCCGCTGACCGTGCAGGGAGCGATCGTCGGCGCGGTCGTCGTGCTCAAGCTCTTCGATCACAAGAGTGCCTTCACGCCCGACGATCGCGACCTCCTAGATCTTCTTGCCGCGCACGCGGCATCCGCCCTGCTTGCCGCGAGAATGTACTCGGCCACCGATCGCAAACTCAAGACTCTGGAGAACCTGGTCAAACTGGTTCGCTGACCGGGCTGTTTCGTCATGTCGATCTCGGGCAATCTCGAAGACGTTTCCGTTGCAGACGTCATGCAGTTTGTTCACTTGGGTGGGCGGAGCGGGACCCTGGCGATCGTGTCGGCCGATCGTCGGGCCGAAGTCGGTTTCCATCGCGGGCGCATTATCAGCGCCTGGACGCCGGAGTCGAAGCGCCTCGGTGACTATCTCCTGGAGAACGGTGCCATCGAGGAAACGACCCTGATGGAAGCCCTGACGAGGCAGGATCGAGAAGTGCCCAAGGTCTCTCTGGGAAAGGTCCTCGTGGGCATGGGGGTGATGACCAGGGACCAGTTGCGCGAGGTGATTGCCGATCAGATCGAGCACACGATCTACGATCTCGTGACCTGGAGCTCCGGCGATTTCGAGTTCGCCCTCAATGAGCTGCGGCCCGTGGACGACATCGCGGTCTACCCGGGCGACGTGCTCCCGGACATCAACCTGAACACTCAGATCGTGGTTCTGGAAGCGCTGCGGATCTTTGACGAAAAGAACCGCGATCGAGCGAGGGCCAAGGCGCAAGGCGAAACCCAAGAAGACACGACTCCACCAAGCGAAGTGGTCAAGTCCCCGGCGGTTTCTCATCCCGAGAGCG contains:
- the yaaA gene encoding peroxide stress protein YaaA — encoded protein: MLTLLSPAKTMDFSTAPKRLPATKPQFGKDIAVLLERCKKLDAASLQKLMKLSEPLAELNYERFQAMRLPFTDKNSKLCLLAFQGDVYRKLDAASLSKRDLRWAQNHIRILSGLYGLLRPLDLIQPYRLEMGTRLDNSRGKNLYEFWGNRLVDELNAEQKGRAVVLNLASNEYFKAVPKKRLESRLVTAVFQEIRDGKPKTIAFSAKRARGLMARYVVDNRIDDPEGLKNFAEDGYGFRKDLSEDDRLVFTRG
- a CDS encoding HAMP domain-containing protein, coding for MFRKVSIRARIVFLPLLAGLAFLALFLLVRQSGDRYNSLMGEIEGGYFPALSLSHDLAQSLGSVQRAFDEAGVSGSTESLDTAEALRKSFLARVTSGTGNVTLDNDLLTAVRREFQTYYETGLEATLTLIQNGPTEDSLPQLEATSKAYQRVETRLDRLGANQSRELHAALTTARQQGLDTTIRLSLLLGGALIVLFALSYFIVQSVTKPLSRALRAADAMAQGDVETDISVDSNDEVGQFMRSLQETVLYLREMAGAANRIAKGEFSVRVEPRSQKDSFGRAFQTMASNLQEMIGNLKTSSEQVLSAADQISVSAVQISEGAESQSSATEQTSSTMVEIAAQIDTVGQSIQSLASNVEETSSSIQEMSVTSDEVASHSEGLLSAVEETSATIEEMTASIQSIANKVDFVDRVSRESAEAAQLGGTRLSEVIGGIEASTGDIGKIVRIIEEIADQTNLLALNAAIEAARAGDAGRGFGVVADEVKRLAEKSVDSTRDIARFVENVQKDTQEAVQLIHSVLDEIVESVTKTRGLVSEVSVATQEQRGGAAQILETSRNMQDITRQVAYAAKEQAQGARDVLSAVENMNEMTQQVAHSGSEQKRGGDMVVKAVDHIASIARSNVVTSEQLSLATVSLADQATRLQEIAGGFAV
- the cheB gene encoding chemotaxis-specific protein-glutamate methyltransferase CheB, translating into MRRIRVAIADDSAFIRKALVRILEADRRLVVVGTATCGEELLDHLDEWAPDVISLDLSMPGIGGLRTLDRIMEQRPTPVIILSTHAREDAPLTIEALHRGAVDFIDKQRYSLVDFQSLSRILIERILEIAGKDEVPRSSVSQDETGPEAPGAPARLAATEASKSFSHDLLIIAASTGGPIAIQTVLEGLAPKPPVPIVLIQHMPPDFTGAFAERLNNHLPFAVRHASDGELLLHGTAYVAPGGYQLQFKKTRLGLAAVVTEDSMSQEHSPSADVTFASAAEAVGSRVLATILTGMGKDGAHGLARLTDQGAHAIAQDRKSSIIFGMPRAAIERGGVADVLPLHEIGPRLSELLRAEIVEPASTK
- a CDS encoding protein-glutamate O-methyltransferase CheR, which translates into the protein MNLLSEVRDMTDAEYRLLNEFVSNLYGISFPNERRRLLESRLKPRLQALDMNRFMDYYLLLQYAFEDEVTTFTRLITNNESYFFRETRQFDALLKQAWPDLVKGVTNGSPVRILCAGCSSGEEPYTLRIFSETHRLTPELPLQIDGLDIDADRLAAARKAEYTQTSLRATSEPQIRRFFSRTGSDHYMLNRALLEDTKFSLGNILDLRTFPTAGGYDVLFCRNVLIYFSERALHRAIDNFASVLRPGGLLFLGHAESIIGLSDAFETVRFDRCIAYRRRP
- a CDS encoding HD domain-containing protein; translated protein: MAPEGRNRDSRHFLKQALEVIRQLAPLIRNSYFHDLSNAVFREPMQQFLAALQPLVEAEDGFTLERLGQGLFANGTRIPQRLRTAHAYSLVSAEFEKQGLGGMRLLDTVSNRDLRGLLSLLAGVRAGGAAEASELNQRLKAAGIDNIELLPPRAEVGGTSDRERPNLRERALHTYKEVLDFIQTTFTDLDSPGQLNQRRAKRLVQKLVDLSGEEAEGFSLFGLAAIKDHDRYTFNHMVNVCVLAIAFGQRLGLSRQDLAELGLSALYHDLGKLNIPLEVLNKPAKLNAKEWALMGNHTVYGTRALFPLLQRDLRAVPRLLAVLQHHHGFSGEGYPKLRLLKSQNLFARIIAVVDLFDAMTTKRVYQEECLPDEALRTMHSLAGKYCDPLVAKAFTNCIGIFPVGSTVELASNRLAVVVKPNSDPDRPDRPTVRVVTDPSQQPAEPYLLDLATPEAADQSIRGCVDPDLYGLNPAYFAI